The Gossypium arboreum isolate Shixiya-1 chromosome 2, ASM2569848v2, whole genome shotgun sequence region AAATATCTAAACATCTATTcagaaaaattatacaaaaaaaaaattatctttcAATTTGGTCCAATCAAATGTCATTGAAAGTTTAACCGACCCTCGTACACAAGCTATAgggatgaattttaaaattatacataaattttaatttaatatgtagttttataaaattttatatataaaattttagtttgattttttataaattatttatataattattgataaaatatcattttatgtatatatattacatacatatataattatatttattcaatttaaaaataaatcaaagtATTTCTTTCTTTAAATATATACCTCAATGTCGTTCTCATACTTTTGTATCAACCAATAGATACCTTTGGAGTCAAAATCAATATCAAATGCGAACAAAAAAAGTCATACAAGTATAATAatgattttaacaatttaatgacttaaataaaagctttcaaatagtttaatgactattttgtaaatttactaataatttagtgaccttaAATGCAATTCATtcttaattgattttattttataattacatttaaaaaagaaaaattaatttacAGATAGTATGAAATAGAGATATTATACATTTCCGATCACATCAATAATTTTGTTCTAAATTTCGGAATTTTTATttaggtttaattttttttaaaataaaaatattaaaatttagaatGAATTACTGATACGACGGAAAACTATTAATAGTGTGACATAGACGTCATTATTTCTGTTTGATACCCCTCAACGCCTACCTTATAAACTTAACTTCACCTTGTTAATACAAAGCGATTTCCGAGTAATCTTAGTAGTATCAAACATGGCGAGTTCTTCAAATACCCTTGCTGAGGTGCTGTTGTCAAGGCGAGTTCAAGAAATGGTCGTCAATGGCGAACAACCTGTATCACTTTACATTTGTAGAGATGAAAAAGATGCTCAAAATGCTCCAATTTCCCCGTTAGCTCCAATCCCTATTATCGACCTTAGTCTCCTCTCATCATCAAGCACTGAAGAAGAATTGCAGAGGCTGAAATCAGCACTATGCTGTTGGGGTTGCTTTCAGGTTTGGAATTCAACAGTGTAAAcccagttttcttttcttttttagagCTAAAAGTACCATTAAAAACTCTCTTATTTGGATTTCATTTTACTCcattctatttaaaaaaaaaaatagataaattaattagAAAGAAGAGTAAATTAATcactttattaaaaattttatttatttttgttgttaaaAATTAGTCCCTACAAGTAtttaatatgtataaaataatttacctattttttgaGATGTGTGTAATAGGATGGTTAATTTGTTTCAGGCTATAAATCATGGGATACCAAGTTCATTTCTTGATGAGATTCAGCAAGTGACGAGGGAATTCTTTCGACAGTCAATGGAAGAGAAGAAGAAATACAGCAAAGGAGTAGTGGAAGAGATGGAAGGATATGGAGGTGATCCTTCCCCTGAACAAGGTCAATTCCTTGACTGGCAAGATCGTTTGCTTCTCACTGTTTACCCTTATGATTTAAGGGTCCCCAAGTTTTGGCCTCAAAACCCTCAATCATTCAGGTGAGTTACCTTGGAGCAAAACTAGGAATTCGATATTgggtcaaaataaaattttaaaactttggaGGGGTCAAAAAGTAAACATTAtgttgaaaatggcttaaattgaAGGGTATTGAAATTCTTGGACCTTTCCCCTTTCATTCAATTTGAGTACACCTATGCATAACATGAGTTTGTCGATGGTTTTTCACTATGAGAGTCTTAAAATCATTGTTGTATGATATTTTTTGTTTGCACCATTGTACGTCTGCACTAATTAAAAGtaatcttttcctttcttttttgtaATTAAGCTTTTTTTACAAAACAATTTTGAATCATAAATGAACCAAAATCTAACAACTTTCTTCTCCAGTCTTCGATATTGACTGTCAATTTAACTTGAATCTAAGATATGTTCTTCTACTCATCTATAGGCATTGATCCATCATATCGATTGTCAAATTGTCACTAGGAGCTTGCtagccaaatttaaaaaaaaaacttaactgcCAAGTAATTTTGGTTCAATGACTTAAgcaaaaatttttaaatagtttaGTAACTATTTTGTATCTTTTTGAAAAAAACGTAAACTTTCTAATAAATTAGTGATATGAATATAGTTTTCCTTTACTCAAATGATTGTCTTAGACTGTTTTATGTACTTTGATCACGGACTTTTATGCGCAACCATAACAGGCTTCATGGTTGTGAAGATGTGACTAACCCACCATTCTTTATTGCAgcgaaattttagaaaattacacATGCAAGATGAGGATGGTGACAAAGCTTGTTTCAAAATCCATGGCTAAGTCATTGCATTTAGAGGAAAACTGCTTCTTGGAACAATTTGGTGAAGGAGCAACATTGCAAGCAAGGTTTAACCATTACCCATGTTGTCAAAGGCCTGACATTGTTCTTGGCTTAAAACCTCATTCAGATGGCACAGGTTACACCATCATCTTGCAAGATATTGATGGCCTTCAAATCCTCCAAAATCAACAATGGCTTACTGTTCCCACCGTACCAAATGCCCTCTTCATCCTCATGGGTGATCAAATGGAGGTATGCGTACATACATACACAACTATGATGATAAAAGTGTAATGTGGACCTTTATATTAAAAGTCGGATTGTGTTTTGACTTGATCCCTCTActcaaaaaatagataaattagtttCTAGATATTATatcaaagagcaaattagtcattctgttaaaatttttatctatATCTACTATTAAAAACTGGTCATTGTCTGTCAGAATGAAGTACACACGACACGTCACATGTAACTTTATGGTTATTCTATTAGCAATACGGTTT contains the following coding sequences:
- the LOC108464539 gene encoding protein SRG1-like, encoding MASSSNTLAEVLLSRRVQEMVVNGEQPVSLYICRDEKDAQNAPISPLAPIPIIDLSLLSSSSTEEELQRLKSALCCWGCFQAINHGIPSSFLDEIQQVTREFFRQSMEEKKKYSKGVVEEMEGYGGDPSPEQGQFLDWQDRLLLTVYPYDLRVPKFWPQNPQSFSEILENYTCKMRMVTKLVSKSMAKSLHLEENCFLEQFGEGATLQARFNHYPCCQRPDIVLGLKPHSDGTGYTIILQDIDGLQILQNQQWLTVPTVPNALFILMGDQMEIMTNGIFKSPVHRVITDKEKVRTSIAVFYTPEKNKEIGPQDGLVNEERPRLFKHVRDYEIIHWEHYQRGMRALHTAQV